The genomic region GGGCGAGCTGTTCCAGGTTGGCCGGACCGCCGTGCGCGAGGTAGGCGTGGGCCTCGGCGGCGATGCCGACGGGGACGGTGGAGGACGCCATCAGCTGGGCGTCCGGGGCTTGTTCGCCGGTCAGGACGACGACGGGACGGCCGTCGGCGAGGAGCAGGTCGAGTCCGTCCTGCCAGGCCCGGATGCCGCCGAGGAGGCGTACGACGACCAGGTCGACGCCGTCGAGGAGGGCGGGGAGGCCGTCGAGGTCGAGGCGGGAGGGGTTGGCGAAGCGGTACGGGACCGGGCCGCCGGCCGCGCGGGCGCTGAGCAGGTCGGTGTCGGACGTCGACAGGAGCAGGATGCGGGGGTGCGTGGGGCGTTCCCCGGCTGAGTGCAGCATGCGGCGGCTGGCCTTCCTCGGGGTGTCCGCGCCCCGGGCGGGTGGTGGGACGGCGGGAGTTCCTGGCTCGCCCGGCCCGCGTGGGCCGGGCTCACAGTGGCGGGACCGCGCCGGACTCGCACCGGGCTTCCTCCCCTGTCGCCGTCGTGGCGTCGGCGGACCGGATGATCCACCGAGGAGCATAGTAAGGGGCAGGGGAAAAGGGCGGGGCATACACCGGGTGTGATGGTAGGTATGCTCGCCGCCATGCCCACGCCTGCCCTCCGTTCATCGCCCCAGGCCACAGCGGTCTCCCGGGACCGCGGTGACGCCTGTCCGGGGACGCTGCGGCTGCACGCGGCGGACGACGGCGCGCTGGCCCGAGTCCGGGTGCCCGGAGGCGTCCTGACCGTGCGGCAGGCGGAGGCGCTCGCCGACGCGGCGGAGCGGCTGGGCGACGGGGATCTGCATCTGACCTCGCGCGGCAACGTGCAGCTGCGGGGTCTGGAGGACGGCTGCGGCGGGGAGTTGGCCCGGCTGCTGGACGCCGCCGGGCTGCTGCCCTCGCGCGGGCACGAGCGGGTGCGCAACATCGTGGCCTCGCCGCTGTCCGGTCTCGACGGGCAGGGCGTGCGGGACGTACGGCCCTGGCTGACGGCCCTCGACGAGGCGCTGTGCGCGAGCGAGGCGGCGCAGGACCTGTCGGGCCGTTTCCTGTTCGCGCTCGACGACGGACGCGGCGACGTGGCCGGCCTCGGTGCCGATGTGACGGTACGGGCGGCGGCGGACGGCGGTGCGCAACTCGGCGTCGGAGCGGCCGGGGAAGCGTTGCGCGTCTTGGCCGACGAGGCGGCTCGGGCCGCGCTGATCGCCGCGGAGACCTTCCTGGAGGCGGCCCGGGCGAGCGGGACACGGGTCTGGCGCGTGGACGAACTCGACCTTTCTGACGGCGAGTTGCTCGATGCGGTCGGCCGGCGGCTGACGGCCGAGGGCATCCGCCACGAGCGGCGGAGCCGGGAGACCGGCCGCACCGACGGCCCGCCCCCGGGAGTGGTGGGTGCCGGCCTCTCCGTGCACGTGCCCCTGGGGCGGCTCTCGGCACGCCAATGGCGGGAACTGACGTACGTCGCCGCCGGCGAGCTGCGTCTGACTCCGTGGCGCGGTGTGGTTCTTCCCACACCGGGGACCCACGCGGAGGTGTCCCTCGCCCGGCTCGCCGCCACCGGCCTCGTCACCGACCCCCACTCCCCCTGGCTGCACGTCGGCGCCTGCATCGGCAGGCCCGGATGCGCCAAGTCGCAGGCCGACGTGCGGACCGACGCGGCCGGGGCCCTCGGCGCGATCGGCCCGCACGGACTGCCCCTGTACTGGTCCGGCTGCGAACGCCGCTGCGGCCGTCCCCGGGGCGACCGCGTCGACGTGGTCGCCGCTCCGGGGGGCGGCTACCGGCTCTCCACCGCCGTCCCCGGCCGGGAACCCCGGACCACCACGATGAACGACCCCGCCCGACTCGCCGCCGCCCTGGCGGCGATCACCTCATGACCCGTACGACGACCGAGAGCAGCGAGAAGACCACCGTGACCACGTACGACTACGAGAAGGACGGCGCGGCCATCTACCGCCAGTCCTTCGCCACCATCCGCGCGGAGGCGGACCTCGCGGCCCTGCCCGCCGACGTCAGCCAGGTCGCGGTGCGGATGATCCACGCCTGCGGGATGGTCGACCTCGTACGGGACCTGGCCTACACGCCGGCCGTGGTGGCCCGCGCCCGTGCGGCCCTGCGCGCGGGCGCGCCCGTCTTCACCGACGTGCAGATGGTGGCCAGCGGGGTGACGCGCAAGCGGCTGCCCGCCGGCAACGACGTGCTCTGCACGCTCTCCGACCCGTCCGTGCCGGAGCTGGCCGCGAGGCTCGGCACCACGCGCAGCGCCGCCGCGCTGGAGCTGTGGCGGGACCGGCTGGAGGGTTCGGTGGTCGCCGTAGGCAACGCGCCGACCGCGCTGTTCCGGCTGCTGGAGATGATCGAGGAAGGCGCTCCCCGGCCCGCCGCCGTGATCGGCGTACCGGTCGGCTTCGTCGGGGCCGCCGAGTCCAAGGACGCCCTGGCCGCGCATCCGTCCGGTGTTGAGCACCTGGTCGTGCGCGGCCGTCGCGGGGGCAGCGCCATCGCCGCCGCCGCGCTCAACGCGATCGCGAGTGAGGAAGAGTGAGCGGCAAGCAGTCCACAGCGGGGCGGCTGTACGGGGTCGGGCTCGGCCCCGGTGACCCCTCCCTGATGACCCTTCGGGCCGTGGAGGTCATCGCCGAGGCGGACGTGATCGCGTACCACAGCGCCCGGCACGGACGTTCCATCGCCCGCTCGATCGCGGCGAAGCACATCCGCTCCGATCACATCGAGGAGCGGCTGGTCTACCCGGTCACCACCGAGACGACGGACCATCCCGGCGGCTACAGGGGCGCGATCGAGGAGTTCTACGCCGAGGCGTCGGCCCGGCTCGCCACGCACCTGGACGCGGGGCGGACGGTCGCGGTCCTCGCCGAGGGCGATCCGCTCTTCTACGGCTCCTACATGCACATGCACAAGCGGCTCGCGGGCCGCTACGACACCGAGGTGATCCCGGGCGTGACGTCCGTGTCCGCCGCTGCCGCCCGGCTGGGCGCCCCGCTCGCCGAGGGCGAGGAGGTGCTGACCATTCTGCCGGGCACCCTGCCCGAGGAGGAGCTGACCGCACGGCTGGCCTCGACCGACGCGGCCGTGGTGATGAAGCTGGGGCGGACCTTCACCAAGGTGCGCAGCGCGCTGGAGGGTTCGGGGCGGCTGGGCGACGCCCGGTATGTCGAGCGGGCCACCATGGCCGGGGAGCGGCTCGCCGAACTGGCCGACGTGGACGCGGAGTCGGTGCCGTACTTCTCGGTGGCCGTGCTGCCGAGCCAGGTCGGCGCGGAGCGGCCGGAGGCCCGGGAGCGGGGCGAGGTCGTCGTGGTCGGGACCGGGCCGGCCGGTCCGCTGTGGCTGACGCCCGAGACCCGGGGCGCGCTGGCCGCCGCCGACGACCTGGTCGGCTACACGACCTATCTCGACCGGGTGCCGCAGCGCCCCGGGCAGGTCCGGCACGGTTCGGACAACCGGGTCGAGTCGGAGCGCGCCGAGTTCGCCCTCGATCTGGCCCGGCGCGGGCGGCGGGTCGCGGTCGTCTCCGGCGGCGACCCGGGCGTGTTCGCCATGGCGACGGCCGTCCTGGAGGTCGCGTCC from Streptomyces chartreusis NRRL 3882 harbors:
- the cobG gene encoding precorrin-3B synthase; protein product: MLAAMPTPALRSSPQATAVSRDRGDACPGTLRLHAADDGALARVRVPGGVLTVRQAEALADAAERLGDGDLHLTSRGNVQLRGLEDGCGGELARLLDAAGLLPSRGHERVRNIVASPLSGLDGQGVRDVRPWLTALDEALCASEAAQDLSGRFLFALDDGRGDVAGLGADVTVRAAADGGAQLGVGAAGEALRVLADEAARAALIAAETFLEAARASGTRVWRVDELDLSDGELLDAVGRRLTAEGIRHERRSRETGRTDGPPPGVVGAGLSVHVPLGRLSARQWRELTYVAAGELRLTPWRGVVLPTPGTHAEVSLARLAATGLVTDPHSPWLHVGACIGRPGCAKSQADVRTDAAGALGAIGPHGLPLYWSGCERRCGRPRGDRVDVVAAPGGGYRLSTAVPGREPRTTTMNDPARLAAALAAITS
- a CDS encoding precorrin-2 C(20)-methyltransferase, producing MSGKQSTAGRLYGVGLGPGDPSLMTLRAVEVIAEADVIAYHSARHGRSIARSIAAKHIRSDHIEERLVYPVTTETTDHPGGYRGAIEEFYAEASARLATHLDAGRTVAVLAEGDPLFYGSYMHMHKRLAGRYDTEVIPGVTSVSAAAARLGAPLAEGEEVLTILPGTLPEEELTARLASTDAAVVMKLGRTFTKVRSALEGSGRLGDARYVERATMAGERLAELADVDAESVPYFSVAVLPSQVGAERPEARERGEVVVVGTGPAGPLWLTPETRGALAAADDLVGYTTYLDRVPQRPGQVRHGSDNRVESERAEFALDLARRGRRVAVVSGGDPGVFAMATAVLEVASQEEYADVPVRVLPGVTAANAAAARAGAPLGHDYAALSLSDRLKPWEVIAERLHAAASADLVLALYNPGSRSRTWQVGKARELLLEHRAPDTPVVVARDVGGPGEHVRIVRLADLDPAEVDMRTILLVGSSQTRAVRRGGGEEIVWTPRRYPEA
- a CDS encoding precorrin-8X methylmutase, producing the protein MTRTTTESSEKTTVTTYDYEKDGAAIYRQSFATIRAEADLAALPADVSQVAVRMIHACGMVDLVRDLAYTPAVVARARAALRAGAPVFTDVQMVASGVTRKRLPAGNDVLCTLSDPSVPELAARLGTTRSAAALELWRDRLEGSVVAVGNAPTALFRLLEMIEEGAPRPAAVIGVPVGFVGAAESKDALAAHPSGVEHLVVRGRRGGSAIAAAALNAIASEEE